A genomic segment from Malus domestica chromosome 05, GDT2T_hap1 encodes:
- the LOC103445248 gene encoding expansin-like A1, whose translation MSVFICFLFFFLISSATACDRCVKQSKAAFFSKSSALSSGACGYGSLALGFSGGHLAAGVPSLFKGGAGCGACFQIRCKNTTLCTKQGTIVTLTDLNQGSQTDFVLSSRAFAAMAQKGLGQDILRRGIVDVEYKRVPCEYKNQNLSLRVEESSQKPHYLAIKLLYQGGQTEIVGIDVAQVGSSNWSFLSRNHGAIWDTSRVPAGALQFRFVVTAGYDGKTVWAPNVLPVNWKPGMIYDTKVQISDIAQEGCSHCDHGRWK comes from the exons ATGTCTGTGTTTATttgcttcctcttcttcttcctaatCTCCTCTGCAACCGCTTGTGATCGCTGTGTGAAGCAATCCAAGGCAGCCTTCTTCTCCAAATCCTCTGCACTTTCAT CTGGGGCTTGTGGGTATGGCTCCTTGGCGTTGGGATTTAGTGGCGGACACCTTGCAGCTGGTGTTCCTTCCCTTTTCAAAGGTGGAGCTGGTTGTGGTGCATGCTTTCAG ATAAGATGCAAGAACACAACTCTTTGTACAAAACAGGGGACTATAGTAACTTTGACTGATCTGAACCAAGGCAGCCAAACGGATTTTGTTCTCAGCAGCAGAGCTTTTGCGGCCATGGCTCAAAAGGGTTTGGGGCAAGACATTTTGAGACGTGGCATTGTGGATGTGGAGTATAAGAG GGTACCATGTGAGTACAAGAACCAAAATTTATCCTTACGTGTGGAAGAATCAAGCCAAAAGCCACATTACTTGGCAATCAAACTTTTGTACCAAGGTGGTCAGACAGAAATTGTaggcatagatgttgctcaggTTGGATCTTCAAATTGGAGTTTCCTATCTCGAAACCACGGTGCGATCTGGGACACGAGTAGGGTTCCAGCTGGGGCGCTACAATTCCGGTTTGTGGTGACGGCTGGGTACGATGGGAAGACAGTTTGGGCACCGAATGTGCTTCCCGTTAACTGGAAGCCCGGGATGATATATGACACAAAGGTTCAAATCAGTGACATTGCACAAGAGGGTTGCTCTCACTGTGATCATGGGCGCTGGAAATGA